One window of Desulfobacca acetoxidans DSM 11109 genomic DNA carries:
- a CDS encoding glycosyltransferase — MSELSDYIPIVGQQVIDQLRRLADRLQNSRFVHVNSTRSGGGVAEILSRAVPLLNQLGLETSWEVIFGDPDFFEVTKAMHNGLQGDKVKFTPAMTAHYREINRENARRFDWEADFVLVHDPQPAALIEDLRPRAKNWVWRCHIDASRPRLEVWKFLSKFVKQYDASVFSMSRFAQNLAHPQYIIHPSIDPFSDKNRELTPGEVQAVLARLGVVNDRPIILQVSRFDSFKDPLGVIQAFQLVRRHTPCQLLLVGGEATDDPEGPEIFARVQEAAAGETDITLLMLPPDSHYEVNALQRAADVIVQKSIREGFGLTVTEAMWKGKPVIGGAVGGIVLQLRDYHTGFLVHSPEGCAFRIRYLLHRPEMSRRMGRLAKEFVRNHFLITRHIRDFLSLMIFINNPTSRVLEL, encoded by the coding sequence GTGAGCGAACTGAGTGATTATATTCCCATTGTTGGCCAGCAAGTCATCGACCAGCTTCGGCGGCTGGCGGATCGTCTCCAAAATTCCCGTTTCGTACACGTCAACTCTACTCGCAGCGGCGGTGGGGTAGCCGAAATTCTCTCCCGGGCTGTGCCCCTGCTCAATCAACTAGGCCTGGAAACATCATGGGAGGTGATCTTCGGCGACCCTGACTTTTTTGAAGTTACCAAGGCCATGCACAACGGCCTCCAGGGTGATAAGGTCAAATTTACTCCCGCCATGACGGCTCATTATCGGGAGATCAACCGGGAAAACGCCCGACGCTTTGACTGGGAAGCGGATTTCGTTCTGGTCCATGATCCCCAGCCTGCTGCCCTGATAGAGGATCTGCGTCCCCGGGCCAAAAACTGGGTCTGGCGCTGTCATATCGATGCCTCCCGGCCACGGCTTGAGGTCTGGAAATTTCTCAGCAAGTTCGTTAAACAATATGATGCTTCTGTCTTTTCCATGTCCAGGTTTGCGCAAAACCTGGCTCATCCCCAATACATTATCCATCCTTCCATCGATCCTTTCAGCGATAAAAACCGTGAACTTACTCCTGGGGAAGTTCAGGCTGTTCTTGCCAGATTAGGTGTGGTCAACGATCGTCCGATAATCCTGCAGGTGTCCCGCTTCGATTCTTTTAAAGATCCCTTGGGCGTTATTCAGGCCTTTCAGTTAGTACGGCGCCATACCCCCTGTCAATTGCTGCTGGTGGGCGGAGAGGCTACCGACGATCCGGAAGGACCTGAGATCTTCGCCCGTGTCCAAGAGGCAGCCGCCGGCGAAACCGATATCACCTTGCTGATGTTGCCCCCGGACAGCCATTATGAGGTCAATGCCCTGCAGCGGGCCGCCGACGTCATTGTCCAAAAATCCATCCGGGAGGGGTTCGGCCTGACGGTTACTGAAGCCATGTGGAAGGGCAAACCGGTCATCGGCGGCGCCGTCGGAGGCATCGTGCTGCAACTCCGTGATTACCACACCGGCTTTTTGGTACACTCCCCAGAGGGCTGCGCCTTCCGCATCCGCTACCTCCTGCACCGCCCCGAAATGTCTCGCCGCATGGGCCGGCTGGCCAAAGAATTCGTGCGCAATCATTTTCTCATCACCAGACATATCCGTGATTTCCTCAGCCTGATGATCTTCATTAACAATCCCACCAGCCGGGTTCTCGAACTGTAG
- the gyrB gene encoding DNA topoisomerase (ATP-hydrolyzing) subunit B, with protein sequence MLDYGADNIRVLGGLEAVRQRPSMYIGNTGPEGLHHLVYEVVDNSIDEALAGYCNQIQVTIHSDNSVTVEDNGRGIPVDLHKEENLPAVEVVMTKLHAGGKFDHKTYQVSGGLHGVGVSVVNALSEYLEVEIRRDGRVYHQRYEQGNTSTQLAITGETKRRGTKISFKPDAEIFSETTFSYDILATRLRELSFLNRGVRIMLEDERSGKKNDFYYEGGIQEFVIFLNRNKTLMHEPPIYLNGSRAEVIIEIAFQYNDTYNEQIFTYANNINTREGGTHLSGFKAGLTRCINQYMATADLPKNLKEHLTGDDVREGLTGVISIKLPDPQFEGQTKTKLGNSDIKGLVENLVYENLLTYLGENPTIAKQILAKVIEAARAREAARRAKELARKKGGLSELALPGKLADCQERDPSRRELYLVEGDSAGGSAKQARDRRFQAILPLKGKILNVEKARYDKMLQSQEIRTLITALGAGIGKEEQDLEKLRYHRIIIMTDADVDGSHIRTLLLTFFYRQMAELISRGYLYIAQPPLYRLTRGNEKIYLKDEGPFQDYLLARGLDKKTLTLGNSQTITNAALITYLKKVISHQHSMDRFEKRGVDRQLLKRIIDLGLIDKEFLRQREKMQTWGEALRSTGLQIRLEADEEHQAWKLLVYNPGVNDGNPWCVDWELLSGSDFQTLVKLQQALAELRQPPYRLQEGAKTWEIATLEELVQVVLNEGQKGLSVQRFKGLGEMNPEQLWETTMDPETRTLLQVNIEDAVAADEIFTILMGDKVEPRRDFIQNNALELSQLDI encoded by the coding sequence ATGCTCGACTACGGGGCTGACAATATTCGAGTGCTGGGCGGATTGGAGGCAGTCCGCCAGCGGCCGTCGATGTATATCGGCAATACCGGCCCGGAGGGGCTGCATCATCTTGTCTATGAAGTGGTGGATAACAGCATTGACGAGGCCCTGGCCGGTTATTGCAACCAGATTCAGGTCACCATCCATTCAGACAACAGCGTTACCGTGGAAGACAATGGCCGGGGTATTCCGGTTGACCTGCATAAAGAAGAAAATCTGCCCGCTGTCGAAGTAGTGATGACCAAACTCCACGCCGGCGGCAAATTTGACCATAAAACTTACCAGGTATCCGGTGGCCTGCATGGCGTTGGGGTCTCGGTGGTGAACGCCTTGTCGGAATATTTGGAAGTGGAAATCCGCCGGGATGGTAGAGTCTATCATCAGCGCTATGAACAGGGCAATACCAGTACGCAGTTGGCGATCACCGGCGAGACCAAGCGGCGGGGCACCAAGATCAGCTTTAAACCGGATGCGGAGATTTTTTCAGAAACCACCTTCAGTTATGATATTTTGGCCACCAGGCTGCGGGAACTCTCTTTTCTCAACCGCGGCGTGCGTATCATGTTGGAAGACGAACGCTCCGGTAAAAAGAATGATTTTTACTATGAAGGCGGCATCCAGGAATTTGTCATCTTCCTCAACCGTAATAAGACATTGATGCACGAACCGCCAATTTACCTGAATGGCAGCAGGGCCGAGGTCATCATTGAAATCGCTTTTCAATACAACGATACCTATAACGAACAGATTTTCACTTATGCTAACAACATCAATACGCGAGAAGGAGGCACCCACCTGAGTGGTTTTAAGGCCGGTCTGACGCGTTGTATCAATCAGTACATGGCGACCGCTGATCTGCCGAAAAATTTAAAAGAACACCTTACCGGCGATGATGTCCGGGAAGGACTCACCGGGGTGATCAGCATCAAATTGCCGGACCCGCAATTTGAAGGCCAGACCAAGACCAAGTTGGGGAACAGCGATATTAAGGGTCTGGTAGAAAATCTGGTCTATGAGAATCTGTTGACCTATTTGGGCGAGAATCCTACCATTGCCAAGCAGATTCTGGCCAAAGTGATAGAAGCGGCCCGGGCTCGGGAAGCGGCCCGACGGGCCAAGGAATTAGCCCGCAAAAAAGGCGGCCTCAGCGAACTGGCCTTGCCGGGAAAGCTGGCCGATTGCCAGGAGCGGGACCCTTCCCGACGGGAACTTTACCTGGTGGAGGGCGATTCCGCCGGCGGTTCGGCCAAGCAGGCCCGGGATCGCCGTTTTCAGGCTATTTTGCCTCTTAAAGGCAAGATCCTGAACGTCGAAAAAGCCCGTTATGATAAGATGCTGCAAAGCCAGGAAATCCGGACGCTGATTACGGCCCTGGGTGCCGGGATCGGCAAAGAAGAACAGGATCTGGAAAAGCTCCGTTATCATCGCATTATCATCATGACGGATGCCGATGTGGACGGCTCCCATATCCGTACCCTCTTGCTAACCTTTTTCTATCGGCAGATGGCAGAGCTGATCAGCCGGGGATATCTCTACATTGCGCAACCTCCTCTGTATCGTCTGACCCGCGGTAACGAAAAGATTTATCTCAAAGACGAGGGGCCGTTTCAGGACTACCTGTTGGCCCGCGGTCTGGATAAAAAAACTCTGACCTTGGGCAATTCTCAAACCATAACCAACGCCGCCTTAATTACCTATCTGAAAAAGGTGATATCTCACCAGCATTCCATGGATCGGTTTGAGAAGCGGGGAGTGGATCGTCAACTCCTGAAAAGAATTATTGATCTAGGTCTTATTGACAAAGAATTCTTGCGCCAGCGGGAGAAAATGCAAACATGGGGCGAAGCTCTCCGGTCTACAGGCTTGCAAATCCGCCTGGAAGCAGATGAGGAACATCAGGCCTGGAAGTTATTAGTTTATAACCCTGGTGTTAACGATGGAAATCCCTGGTGCGTGGATTGGGAATTATTAAGTGGCAGTGATTTTCAGACTTTGGTAAAATTACAACAGGCTCTGGCTGAGTTGCGGCAGCCGCCCTACCGGCTTCAGGAGGGGGCTAAGACATGGGAAATAGCCACCTTAGAGGAGCTGGTGCAGGTGGTCTTGAACGAAGGCCAAAAAGGTCTTAGCGTTCAGAGATTTAAAGGTTTGGGAGAGATGAATCCCGAACAACTCTGGGAAACAACGATGGACCCTGAAACCCGGACACTCCTGCAAGTCAATATCGAAGACGCCGTAGCGGCCGATGAAATCTTTACCATCCTGATGGGAGATAAAGTTGAGCCGCGTCGGGATTTTATCCAAAATAACGCTCTGGAGCTGAGCCAACTCGATATCTAA
- the dnaN gene encoding DNA polymerase III subunit beta, which yields MKLHIEKDALLQGAGRTQGVIDRRGHTPILSHCLLEAGNNQLKISATDYEVSFSGYYPAQVEEEGGLTVPAVSFYNILRELPAGTISLESTENSNLVIQVGDARYQFLGLPVENFPPLPKLENQPMIELSNSVLSEMLEKTIFSIAADDIQPHLTGVLLEKITEDGRIIVRLVSSDGHRLSLIDREIPAIEQINLEKAIIIPRKGVAEMLRLISEEERCALGIEKKSIILRQGDKYLYIRLLDKKYPDYRRIIPASPEVRITVGRRAFLDVLKRISLLSAEKFKGVIMMVSEGWLDIRYHNPEIGGGDERLPITVNFLNSEVVAEQERDEETLCLPIRLSYNARYLIEPLSVMQSDEIYFELTKKKKPLCLRDANDPKYLSIVMPMDL from the coding sequence ATGAAACTGCATATCGAGAAGGACGCCCTTCTACAAGGAGCAGGTCGAACTCAAGGCGTTATCGATCGTCGGGGACATACCCCGATCTTATCTCACTGTTTACTTGAAGCCGGCAATAACCAGCTAAAAATTTCGGCAACAGATTATGAAGTGAGCTTTTCCGGTTACTATCCGGCCCAAGTGGAAGAAGAAGGCGGCCTGACGGTTCCGGCCGTCAGTTTCTATAATATCCTGCGCGAATTGCCGGCGGGGACGATCAGCCTTGAAAGCACCGAGAACAGCAATCTCGTCATTCAGGTGGGTGATGCCCGCTACCAGTTTTTAGGGTTGCCGGTCGAAAATTTTCCACCACTGCCCAAACTGGAAAATCAACCGATGATAGAGCTGTCAAATTCGGTACTGAGCGAGATGCTCGAAAAAACCATTTTTTCCATTGCCGCCGATGATATTCAGCCGCATTTAACCGGGGTGCTTTTAGAAAAAATTACCGAAGACGGCAGGATCATCGTACGCCTCGTTTCAAGTGATGGTCATCGTCTCTCCCTGATAGATCGGGAAATCCCGGCCATCGAACAGATCAACCTGGAGAAAGCAATTATTATTCCCCGCAAAGGTGTGGCGGAGATGTTGCGGCTCATCAGTGAAGAAGAGCGATGCGCCTTGGGCATCGAGAAAAAGAGCATCATTCTCAGACAGGGAGATAAGTATCTCTATATTCGCCTATTAGATAAAAAATATCCCGATTATCGACGGATAATCCCGGCAAGTCCGGAAGTTCGAATCACCGTAGGCCGACGTGCCTTTCTAGACGTTTTAAAACGGATCAGTTTATTATCCGCCGAAAAATTTAAGGGAGTAATTATGATGGTCAGCGAGGGTTGGCTTGATATTCGTTATCACAACCCCGAAATCGGCGGAGGCGATGAGCGTCTGCCTATCACTGTTAATTTCCTGAACAGTGAGGTTGTTGCTGAACAGGAACGCGATGAGGAAACATTATGCCTGCCGATCCGGCTGAGCTACAATGCCCGTTATTTGATAGAGCCGCTGAGTGTGATGCAGAGCGATGAAATATATTTTGAGCTGACAAAAAAGAAAAAGCCACTCTGTTTACGGGATGCCAATGACCCGAAGTATCTTAGCATCGTAATGCCCATGGACTTATAA
- the ilvD gene encoding dihydroxy-acid dehydratase — MRSDLMKTGVEKSPHRSLMKAMGYTEEELQRPLIGVANAKNEIIPGHIHLDKISEAVKAGIRMAGGTPIEFGVIGVCDGIAMHHVGMKYSLASRELIADSIEVMAMAHPFDGLALIPNCDKIIPGMIMAALRLNIPALVISGGPMLAGRLQNRAIDLITVFEGVGAVKAGKMTEAELKEIEDAACPGCGSCAGMFTANSMNCLSEALGLALPGNGAIPAISAARYRLAKQGGRQIMELVRRQILPRQIATLTAFQNAMTVDMALGCSTNTVLHIPAMAHEAGIDLPLDLFNTISEKTPHICSLSPGGMYHLEDLHRAGGVPAVMARLWQAGLINGEPLTATGKTMAENLAGVRVLDDEIIRSLDHPYHTQGGIAILKGNLAPEGGVVKQSAVDPQMLVREGRARVFDSEEEAANAILGGAIHPGDVVIIRYEGPKGGPGMREMLTPTAAIAGMGLDKEVALLTDGRFSGGTRGAAIGHISPEAAAGGPIGLIQEGDAILIDIPGKTLTLKVDETELVRRRAQWKLPEPKIKHGYAYRYSRQVTSGSQGAVLQD; from the coding sequence ATGCGGAGTGATCTGATGAAAACCGGTGTGGAAAAATCACCGCATCGGTCCTTAATGAAGGCCATGGGTTACACCGAAGAAGAATTGCAGCGGCCGCTCATCGGCGTTGCCAACGCCAAAAACGAAATCATCCCTGGCCATATACACCTGGACAAAATCAGCGAAGCGGTTAAAGCCGGCATCCGGATGGCCGGGGGCACACCGATCGAATTCGGCGTTATCGGCGTCTGTGACGGCATCGCCATGCATCACGTCGGTATGAAGTATTCCCTGGCTTCCCGGGAATTAATCGCCGACTCTATCGAAGTCATGGCTATGGCCCATCCCTTCGATGGCCTGGCGCTGATTCCTAACTGTGATAAAATTATTCCAGGCATGATAATGGCCGCCCTGCGTTTGAACATCCCTGCCCTGGTGATCAGCGGCGGTCCGATGTTGGCTGGCCGCCTGCAAAACCGAGCTATTGACCTCATCACGGTCTTTGAGGGCGTCGGCGCCGTCAAAGCCGGAAAAATGACCGAAGCGGAACTCAAGGAGATCGAAGACGCCGCCTGTCCGGGCTGTGGCTCCTGCGCCGGTATGTTCACCGCCAATTCTATGAACTGCCTGAGTGAGGCCTTGGGATTGGCTCTGCCCGGCAATGGTGCCATCCCGGCGATTTCTGCGGCCCGTTATCGCTTGGCCAAACAAGGCGGCAGGCAGATCATGGAGCTGGTCCGCCGACAGATTCTACCGCGTCAGATCGCCACCCTCACCGCCTTTCAAAATGCCATGACGGTGGATATGGCCCTCGGATGCTCTACCAACACCGTTTTGCATATTCCAGCCATGGCTCATGAAGCCGGGATAGACTTGCCACTGGATCTATTCAATACCATCAGTGAAAAAACTCCCCATATCTGCAGCCTCAGCCCTGGCGGGATGTACCATCTGGAAGACCTGCATCGCGCCGGCGGGGTGCCGGCAGTTATGGCGCGGCTTTGGCAGGCCGGTCTGATCAATGGCGAGCCGTTGACCGCTACCGGGAAAACTATGGCAGAAAACCTGGCCGGGGTCAGGGTCTTGGATGACGAAATCATTCGCAGCCTTGACCACCCTTACCATACCCAAGGAGGCATCGCCATTTTAAAGGGTAATCTTGCCCCGGAAGGTGGGGTGGTGAAACAATCCGCCGTTGATCCCCAGATGTTGGTTCGCGAGGGCCGGGCCCGAGTCTTTGACTCAGAGGAAGAAGCCGCTAACGCTATTTTGGGAGGCGCCATCCACCCCGGCGATGTTGTGATCATCCGCTACGAAGGCCCCAAGGGTGGACCAGGTATGCGGGAGATGCTGACTCCCACAGCCGCCATCGCCGGGATGGGTCTCGACAAAGAGGTGGCTTTGCTGACCGACGGCCGCTTCAGCGGCGGCACCAGGGGCGCAGCCATCGGTCATATCTCCCCCGAAGCGGCCGCCGGCGGCCCCATTGGACTCATTCAAGAGGGTGATGCTATCCTGATCGACATTCCCGGCAAAACCCTCACCCTGAAGGTGGACGAAACCGAGCTGGTCCGGCGTCGGGCCCAGTGGAAGCTCCCGGAACCCAAGATCAAACACGGCTATGCTTATCGCTACAGCCGCCAGGTGACCTCCGGCAGCCAGGGTGCTGTTCTACAGGATTAA
- a CDS encoding DUF5752 family protein produces the protein MNDIFNQPAHDPFWFRDCFLLRMPIGLKASNLRELLQILRDVSEDVLYYHVFQARLALTDPEVEYPNDFALWAAEALQDTKLAEKLSSFDPFDYSDMAQVREAVLEILEEYLWDLPYIPWARPGFELYLCQASTAIIQSLTPVNTLTEFCQGLQRIGLDSFYYHFFEARWRLKVHKVDDFSFWIEYNFDLPKLVQAIRDIDIYFYSLPELRRTLLALITEHLEAACERTE, from the coding sequence GTGAATGATATTTTCAATCAACCGGCCCATGATCCCTTCTGGTTCCGTGACTGCTTCCTGTTGCGGATGCCGATCGGTCTGAAGGCCAGCAATCTGCGGGAGCTGTTGCAGATTCTCCGCGATGTTTCTGAAGATGTGCTGTACTACCATGTTTTTCAAGCACGTCTGGCCCTCACCGATCCGGAGGTTGAATATCCTAATGATTTCGCCCTGTGGGCCGCGGAAGCCTTGCAGGATACCAAGCTGGCAGAGAAACTCAGTTCCTTCGATCCCTTCGATTATTCCGATATGGCTCAGGTGCGGGAGGCGGTGCTGGAGATTCTGGAAGAGTATCTCTGGGATCTTCCCTACATCCCATGGGCGCGGCCGGGTTTTGAGCTATATCTCTGCCAGGCCTCCACTGCCATCATTCAGTCATTGACACCCGTCAATACCTTGACGGAATTCTGCCAGGGACTGCAAAGAATCGGTTTGGATTCATTTTATTACCATTTCTTTGAAGCCCGCTGGCGCCTCAAAGTTCACAAGGTGGACGACTTTTCCTTCTGGATCGAATATAATTTCGACCTGCCGAAACTGGTGCAGGCCATCCGGGATATCGACATTTATTTTTATAGTCTGCCTGAGTTGCGCCGGACTCTGCTGGCCCTGATCACCGAACACCTGGAGGCTGCCTGTGAGCGAACTGAGTGA
- a CDS encoding RNA polymerase sigma factor, producing the protein MDVVDLDYALLRQVAKGNEQAFAELMRRHQDRVYRLALRLLRRPQEAEDAAQEVFLKAFQHASRFTPSGTVAAWLNRITANHCLNRLRSQAVRKEVPLERPQAQDAPAYDLSELVTSNDDPGELLAGKELAIKLQEALSALPENQRQALLLKRDGDFSYQEIGELLGISASAVDGLIKRARQRLRQVLAEYF; encoded by the coding sequence ATGGATGTCGTTGATCTGGATTACGCACTTCTACGGCAGGTGGCCAAAGGTAATGAACAAGCCTTTGCAGAGCTTATGCGCCGACATCAGGACCGGGTGTATCGGCTGGCCCTGAGACTGCTCCGGCGTCCCCAGGAAGCCGAAGATGCTGCTCAGGAGGTTTTTCTCAAAGCCTTTCAACATGCCAGTCGTTTTACCCCCAGTGGTACGGTGGCTGCCTGGCTCAACCGCATAACTGCCAACCATTGCCTGAACCGATTGCGCTCCCAGGCAGTCAGAAAAGAAGTTCCTCTGGAAAGGCCTCAAGCTCAGGATGCGCCCGCCTATGATCTTTCAGAATTAGTTACCTCAAACGACGATCCTGGGGAACTTCTGGCCGGGAAAGAGTTGGCGATCAAATTACAGGAAGCGCTGTCCGCTCTGCCTGAGAATCAACGCCAGGCCCTGCTGCTCAAACGCGACGGCGATTTTTCCTACCAGGAAATTGGGGAGCTATTAGGTATTAGCGCCTCCGCCGTCGATGGCTTAATTAAACGAGCCCGGCAGAGATTAAGACAGGTGCTGGCAGAGTATTTTTAG